One part of the Bdellovibrio sp. KM01 genome encodes these proteins:
- the pilO gene encoding type 4a pilus biogenesis protein PilO, which yields MNKFFDTLAGFTYGKTFGLGIVLGAIFYFTLYDDGSQVEAQIAAVQQQVQEQEAKKKDTDATLKQVNEMREKLGRLSQQYQEISRRLPTVLFSIDINKAIDGFARGAGVSVKIKKPGENIKREVVEEVPVEVTLEGSYAQLAQFVALVSSSERMARVRNITISDQDSSDPTKKLKFEGLVVGYKLAPEKEKEKVETPQ from the coding sequence ATGAATAAGTTCTTCGATACTCTTGCTGGCTTCACTTATGGAAAGACTTTCGGCCTAGGAATTGTCTTGGGTGCGATATTTTATTTCACTCTTTATGATGATGGCTCTCAGGTCGAGGCCCAAATTGCGGCCGTTCAGCAACAAGTGCAAGAGCAGGAAGCCAAAAAGAAAGACACGGATGCAACTTTGAAGCAGGTCAACGAGATGCGTGAAAAACTCGGAAGACTGAGCCAACAGTACCAGGAAATTTCTCGTCGACTTCCGACGGTTTTATTTTCTATCGATATCAATAAAGCGATCGATGGATTTGCCCGCGGAGCTGGTGTCAGTGTAAAGATCAAAAAGCCAGGGGAGAATATCAAACGCGAAGTCGTGGAAGAAGTGCCTGTCGAGGTGACCCTGGAAGGGAGTTATGCTCAACTTGCTCAGTTCGTAGCTTTGGTATCCTCTTCTGAAAGAATGGCGCGAGTCAGAAATATTACTATTTCAGATCAAGATAGTTCTGATCCGACAAAAAAATTAAAGTTCGAAGGTTTGGTTGTAGGTTACAAACTTGCACCAGAAAAAGAAAAAGAAAAAGTGGAGACACCGCAGTGA
- a CDS encoding PilN domain-containing protein, with product MIKINLASNQVGTNAALGAQFGDVILEDGGGSDEARKEALKRLVILLIPALGLYGYQEQHVPELQARLGSLQTTLSELENYNSKQAASVAEIKKFKEDEAIIEARISALDKISRDRSREIRVIDLMQQVIPEKAWLTKITLNPDRMNVQGLGLSDFEVSQFLEALTKSVFLMDVNLVSSTEVTLDGMILKKFEISAVLERTP from the coding sequence ATGATTAAAATTAATCTCGCCTCCAATCAAGTTGGTACAAATGCAGCCCTTGGCGCCCAGTTTGGCGACGTCATCCTTGAGGATGGCGGTGGAAGTGATGAGGCCCGTAAGGAGGCCCTGAAGCGCTTGGTGATCTTGTTGATACCGGCGCTGGGTCTTTATGGTTACCAAGAGCAACACGTCCCTGAATTACAGGCACGTCTCGGTTCTTTGCAGACCACTTTAAGTGAGCTTGAAAATTACAACTCCAAGCAAGCTGCATCTGTGGCTGAAATTAAAAAGTTTAAAGAAGACGAAGCTATTATCGAAGCGCGTATTTCAGCACTTGATAAGATTTCCCGAGATCGTTCCCGCGAAATTCGCGTCATCGATCTTATGCAACAAGTGATTCCGGAAAAAGCTTGGTTAACTAAGATCACATTGAATCCCGATCGAATGAATGTTCAAGGCTTGGGCTTAAGTGACTTTGAGGTTTCTCAGTTCCTGGAAGCTCTCACTAAGAGTGTATTCTTAATGGACGTAAACCTTGTAAGTTCAACGGAAGTTACTTTGGACGGAATGATCCTCAAAAAGTTTGAAATCAGCGCAGTATTGGAGAGAACGCCATGA
- the pilM gene encoding type IV pilus assembly protein PilM, translating to MFFKSKKVIGLDIGTSSIKLAEMDISGKGAQLLSFGFAPTPPNSVSGGEIVDIAAVGISIQNLIAEVKSKRKNLATAMWGTAVIVKKITIPKMDKKLVRDQIRFEAEQYIPFDINNISLAHHILSTSASPDTMDILLIAAQNELVTQYTQVIEFSGLKCSVLDVSGFALANSFEVNYGKFPGEVVGILNFGASITNFVVLQYGEVIFCRDIPVGGANYTNEIHKAMGVTVGEAEALKLSAVSRRDVPDEVHSVISATNEAVTEEIRSSLDFLSATTNGLTLNRCFFTGGSSQTSGLIETISRVTGIPMEPFNPFAKIKANPKKFSPEYLAQIKNFAGVVTGLALRQEGDGA from the coding sequence ATGTTTTTTAAATCTAAAAAAGTAATCGGACTCGACATCGGTACGAGTTCAATTAAATTAGCCGAAATGGATATTAGTGGTAAAGGAGCCCAGTTACTCTCCTTTGGTTTTGCGCCAACGCCTCCCAATTCCGTTTCTGGTGGTGAGATCGTGGATATCGCAGCTGTCGGTATTTCCATTCAGAATCTTATCGCCGAGGTAAAATCCAAGCGTAAAAATCTAGCAACGGCCATGTGGGGAACCGCGGTTATCGTTAAGAAAATCACGATTCCAAAGATGGACAAAAAACTTGTTCGTGATCAGATCCGCTTCGAGGCTGAACAATATATTCCTTTTGATATTAACAATATCAGTCTTGCGCATCACATTCTTTCGACAAGTGCCAGCCCGGACACCATGGATATCTTATTGATTGCGGCACAAAATGAACTGGTAACGCAATATACACAAGTCATTGAGTTCAGCGGTCTGAAGTGTTCCGTTCTTGATGTGAGTGGCTTTGCTTTGGCGAATTCTTTCGAAGTTAATTACGGCAAATTCCCAGGTGAAGTTGTCGGAATTCTAAACTTCGGCGCTTCGATTACTAATTTCGTGGTTCTTCAGTATGGTGAGGTCATCTTCTGCCGTGATATTCCAGTGGGTGGCGCGAATTATACAAATGAAATTCACAAAGCTATGGGTGTCACCGTTGGTGAAGCTGAAGCTTTGAAATTAAGTGCAGTCTCTCGTCGTGATGTACCTGACGAAGTTCACAGTGTTATCAGTGCGACTAACGAGGCTGTGACTGAAGAAATTCGCAGCAGCCTTGATTTCTTGAGTGCGACCACGAACGGACTGACTTTGAATCGTTGTTTCTTCACTGGTGGCAGCTCACAAACATCGGGTTTGATTGAAACAATCTCCCGCGTGACGGGCATTCCGATGGAGCCGTTTAATCCGTTTGCGAAAATCAAAGCGAATCCAAAGAAATTCTCGCCAGAATACCTTGCTCAAATTAAAAACTTCGCAGGAGTAGTAACCGGCCTGGCACTTCGCCAGGAAGGGGATGGCGCATGA
- a CDS encoding A24 family peptidase translates to MSNADLFYYVVFFIFGALFGSFGNVVIYRLPREESIVKPRSYCYGCKKQIAWYDNIPIFSWFILRGKCRNCGAKFSFRYPMVEIIMGVMFALCYHYAGLSWDLIEYLLFVFGLVICTFIDLDHMILPDEFTLSGIVIGLVGAWLNPHREFLDSLLGVLMGGGFLWGMAYLYWIFTKQEGMGGGDIKLLAWIGALLGWKAIPFVIMSSAIIGSIIGLAAARKQKAGLKTVIPFGPYLALGAVLYLFGGQTIAEWYLDLFLPGLS, encoded by the coding sequence TTGTCTAACGCCGATTTATTTTATTACGTCGTTTTCTTTATATTTGGAGCTCTATTTGGCAGCTTCGGCAACGTGGTTATCTACCGTTTGCCTCGCGAAGAAAGCATCGTTAAGCCGCGCAGTTATTGCTACGGCTGTAAAAAACAAATCGCCTGGTATGACAATATTCCGATCTTTAGCTGGTTTATTCTTCGTGGAAAATGTCGCAATTGTGGTGCTAAGTTCTCGTTTCGCTACCCAATGGTGGAAATCATCATGGGCGTCATGTTCGCTCTTTGCTATCACTACGCTGGCCTTTCCTGGGACTTGATCGAATACCTTCTGTTTGTTTTCGGTCTAGTAATTTGCACCTTCATCGATTTGGACCACATGATCTTGCCAGATGAGTTCACTCTGTCGGGGATTGTGATTGGTTTGGTTGGCGCTTGGCTCAACCCCCATCGTGAATTTCTGGATTCCTTGTTGGGTGTATTGATGGGGGGCGGGTTCCTTTGGGGAATGGCTTACCTTTATTGGATATTTACCAAACAAGAAGGCATGGGTGGGGGAGACATTAAACTCCTCGCCTGGATTGGTGCTTTGCTTGGATGGAAAGCGATTCCTTTCGTGATTATGTCATCGGCCATCATCGGAAGTATCATCGGACTTGCTGCCGCAAGAAAACAAAAAGCAGGACTAAAGACCGTAATTCCTTTCGGTCCTTACCTTGCGCTCGGCGCTGTTCTTTACTTGTTTGGTGGGCAGACGATTGCGGAGTGGTACCTAGACCTTTTTCTGCCTGGATTAAGCTAA
- a CDS encoding ABC transporter permease gives MSKVWTLAKTTLREMLREKIFFVVIVIAAIMISMSFLLGALSFAEQKKILADFGFLAVQIALLGISLFSGSYLIAKEVEKQTCLLILSRPVTRDQFILGKVFGVLALNTLLMVLLGIILSFLLGVWNEPKQWLAFTEICLSLWFESSVILAFAMWASLVVRPVLALSAGIVLFLLGHWLGDLAFFASKSQEPMFVTIVKGLHWIVPNLYRLNWKSAYFLQEGLPGKDVVWMVAHMTGWFIIYVLLTNFSFRRKDIV, from the coding sequence ATGTCTAAGGTATGGACTTTAGCAAAAACCACTTTGCGTGAAATGCTGCGTGAAAAGATTTTTTTCGTGGTGATCGTTATTGCTGCGATCATGATTAGTATGAGCTTTTTATTGGGTGCATTGTCCTTTGCAGAACAAAAAAAGATTTTGGCAGATTTCGGTTTTTTGGCGGTGCAAATCGCATTGCTCGGGATTTCTCTGTTCTCGGGCTCTTACTTGATTGCTAAAGAAGTTGAAAAGCAGACTTGCCTGTTAATTTTATCCCGACCGGTCACCCGTGATCAGTTTATTTTAGGTAAGGTATTTGGAGTGTTGGCGCTCAATACTCTTTTGATGGTTTTATTGGGAATCATCCTCTCATTTTTATTGGGTGTGTGGAATGAACCTAAGCAGTGGCTTGCTTTTACCGAGATTTGCCTGAGCCTGTGGTTCGAAAGTTCGGTCATTCTGGCATTTGCAATGTGGGCCAGTCTGGTGGTCAGACCTGTTTTGGCTTTAAGTGCGGGTATTGTTTTATTTCTTTTGGGGCATTGGCTTGGTGATTTGGCATTTTTCGCCTCTAAGAGCCAAGAGCCGATGTTCGTTACCATCGTCAAAGGACTTCATTGGATCGTTCCTAACTTATATCGTCTTAACTGGAAATCAGCGTATTTCCTTCAAGAAGGCTTGCCGGGTAAGGACGTGGTGTGGATGGTTGCACACATGACCGGTTGGTTTATTATTTATGTCCTGCTAACGAATTTCAGCTTCAGGAGAAAAGACATTGTCTAA